The following are encoded together in the Rhipicephalus microplus isolate Deutch F79 unplaced genomic scaffold, USDA_Rmic scaffold_677, whole genome shotgun sequence genome:
- the LOC142795442 gene encoding uncharacterized protein LOC142795442, protein MSHRTSSSKPGEVLCLEIGSDDDEFLGEGKSSPTSAKFTALRLRSALPSAVGGLLSVTVPSEASPSSQLRDTASTTASSRQQQTDRGGTKANEREDLRNKLNRIRCRRRGAQKRPAARSDDDDFLGEAKSSAASAKPTAPHYRAASSNALSQVPSVCASSEPPTSSQWEQQTGECGTDETECEDLRDKLNRIRGRLPLKPNRRDRPSNADLRARWRGVADEGLSSFVRRRATFLCDGRAGKARRRNASFRNARRLRTYVDLNRPQRNSGILYLWIPRSPLLATLVSCWERYVGSGRASRATGGLCRTVDLVVEASSVRRH, encoded by the exons ATGAGCCACCGCACAAG TTCTTCCAAGCCGGGAGAAGTCCTATGCCTTGAAATCGGAAGCGACGACGACGAGTTTCTCGGCGAAGGGAAGTCTTCACCAACGTCAGCGAAATTCACTGCACTTCGTCTCCGCTCGGCCTTGCCGAGTGCAGTGGGCGGGTTGCTCTCGGTGACTGTGCCATCAGAGGCTTCTCCGTCGTCGCAACTCAGGGACACTGCCAGCACCACGGCCTCCTCACGGCAACAGCAAACCGACAGAGGTGGCACAAAAGCGAATGAACGCGAGGACCTGCGGAATAAGCTGAACCGCATCAGGTGCCGCCGGCGAGGAGCGCAAAAGCGCCCGGCAGCTCGTAGCGACGACGATGACTTCCTTGGTGAAGCGAAGTCTTCGGCGGCATCAGCGAAACCCACTGCGCCACACTACCGCGCGGCCTCGTCCAATGCCCTGAGTCAGGTGCCCTCGGTGTGTGCGTCGTCAGAGCCCCCTACCTCGTCGCAGTGGGAACAACAGACCGGTGAATGTGGCACAGACGAGACTGAATGCGAGGACCTGCGGGATAAATTGAACCGCATCAGGGGCCGCCTGCCCCTGAAGCCAAACCGCCGCGATCGTCCGAGCAACGCCGATCTTCGCGCACGGTGGAGAGGCGTTGCCGACGAAGGGCTCTCATCGTTTGTAAGAAGACGAGCGACGTTTCTGTGCGATGGCAGAGCAGGAAAAGCACGCCGCAGAAATGCGTCTTTCAGAAATGCTCGCAGGTTGAGAACCTACGTGGATCTCAACCGCCCTCAGAGGAATTCTGGAATTCTGTATTTGTGGATTCCTCGCTCCCCATTATTGGCGACATTGGTTTCGTGCTGGGAGCGGTACGTCGGCAGTGGGCGAGCTTCAAGGGCAACGGGAGGCCTATG